The following proteins are encoded in a genomic region of Euryarchaeota archaeon:
- a CDS encoding ribose-phosphate diphosphokinase, with product MSMIILGGSKSQGLASRLAAETGASLGELERRRFPDTEAYVRLKSDVAGERVVIVATTHPDQALVELLLLGDAVRRQRPESITTIVPYYAYGRQDRVFLAGETVSAEVVARLIQGFTDEFVTVDPHKEHILSFFKCKAGSVTAVPTIAEHVKAKHVDLVLAPDKGALERAQSCAAIMGVDADHLDKVRLDAHTVELRPKNLSVRDKNVLILDDIISTGGTVMKAAAELKKQGAQKVMAACTHGLFAAEALAHIRTVCDDVIATDTVESSVSVVSVAKSIAKAL from the coding sequence GTGAGTATGATCATCCTCGGTGGATCGAAGTCTCAAGGCCTTGCCTCCCGCCTCGCCGCCGAGACCGGCGCGTCGCTTGGCGAGCTGGAGAGGCGTCGCTTCCCCGATACCGAGGCGTACGTCCGCCTCAAAAGCGATGTCGCGGGGGAACGCGTCGTCATCGTCGCGACGACGCACCCTGATCAAGCGCTGGTGGAGTTGCTCCTCTTGGGCGACGCGGTGCGGCGCCAGAGACCGGAATCCATCACGACCATCGTGCCGTACTACGCCTACGGCCGCCAGGACCGCGTCTTCCTGGCGGGAGAGACCGTCTCGGCCGAGGTCGTGGCGAGGCTCATCCAGGGCTTCACGGACGAGTTCGTCACCGTGGACCCCCACAAGGAGCACATCCTCTCGTTCTTCAAATGCAAGGCGGGAAGCGTCACGGCGGTGCCGACGATCGCCGAGCACGTCAAGGCAAAGCACGTGGACCTGGTGCTCGCACCCGACAAGGGCGCTTTGGAGAGAGCGCAATCGTGCGCGGCGATCATGGGGGTCGACGCGGACCATCTGGACAAGGTGCGGCTCGACGCGCACACCGTGGAACTGCGACCGAAGAACCTCTCGGTCAGGGACAAGAACGTTTTGATCCTGGACGACATAATATCCACCGGCGGCACGGTGATGAAAGCCGCGGCGGAGTTGAAGAAACAAGGAGCGCAGAAGGTCATGGCGGCCTGCACCCACGGGCTTTTCGCGGCCGAGGCGCTCGCGCACATCAGGACGGTGTGCGACGACGTCATCGCCACCGATACGGTCGAGTCGTCGGTGTCGGTCGTGTCCGTCGCGAAGTCGATCGCGAAAGCACTGTGA
- a CDS encoding glycosyltransferase family 39 protein, with protein sequence MSWAIMLSVAGLVLLAFFLRAYFNVGPATLDGQGFVLSESDAYYHHHAAEYAQANNWQTLRSDPLSAYPDGGNNDNPPLWEWSIALFGAWLKPILGSPASPQCGIGALTPADLCTSTWWVTVTSPAVWGALTIVPTFLIARELWGNKAGLIAAFLLATMTGHIERSVLGFADHDAFALFFIVLCFYFFIRALRTAHDGDWVLKWGRSGSVVDGLSAYYQANERSIGYALLAGVSIGAVSLVWKGFPYAVAMIAGYAGLQMLVNHWRGRDSTAVFFTAFFALLPGMFIGLPYYFSAGFGILATVHAPFYIFLALIGIGLVFVPTRDFPTVLVFPAFILLAALGVVGAFFVVPEVVYSLLGPLIYFKQSKLYTTIAEAHPGDFNQVVFGTGVLVFFFTMIGFVLMANQVRKTWNKEMLFVLIWGVVAYYMVTAAVRFLFNATPAFAIIGGWFVAQMIDFLKFEDIRKTMAGFKGDLVGGLRRSVRASQVVGTLLITAFLVLPNVWLAVDAAMPGQYEDQLQKGILNGDLRARGVGFSDEELKSKSIQELRIVYMKDELRKRGFTDEQLGARPTLDALVGEYTKHELAARNLDDTAENRQAVAPKIPGDFIDSRLRTFGQGFIPDYWRELYVWLSQRDLDKAPVDRPAFLSWWDYGHWAISIGNHPAVADNFQSNFEFAGHFIAAQNETHAVQLLAAKQASLVEAREPLLTKAQVVADLKAVGVSDKAAADVDCSDPAVMETNQENVFCRWVGFKRYQKNATGGIVTDAAGNNVVENVRPFGFVSEAELDLERSVTLLSLFEAKTGKHIRYFAVDVRLFPYDNPQTPSIDQTSIFYAPLTLSDHNPDDYVEAVGLGPRDAFHPDGEYTTEEINAIRRDITRAQDFQLSGFKYKYKEPFFGSMFYKAYIGTPPSPAPTPEKPVDGSSLPGLIYPGFGLKHFRLVFANSGVRMLQYYPGAIGEGAVTVNGGRALPDTAVSVADDAGTLTYALLGGDSRDRITVRDLNVFHDRSQSDAQGRFRVIMPFATTDAGVEMRLSRGSVILGRFNVSVSVEEAERSVTIDPARLVFDFANGSLAGFVFYDRDKNGVYDVGTDDPLTNYSMSVGGVAPNVTDDGAYWYDDMLPGTAQISIFHSAYIAVGEQSADVEPGKHAVHNVSMDLRSVTFIGNLTTPDGTKVGDSTIQFALDANATRNTAENQTTIVQTDGSYQTSVKPGTYVVTAKKTLEDGRRFELRETLVVAPGEVGPNGGAVVHDFVMTQSFESTPP encoded by the coding sequence ATGAGCTGGGCCATAATGCTCAGCGTCGCCGGCCTCGTACTCCTCGCGTTCTTCCTACGCGCGTACTTCAACGTCGGGCCCGCCACGCTCGATGGCCAAGGTTTCGTGCTTTCGGAATCTGACGCTTATTACCACCATCATGCCGCCGAGTACGCGCAGGCCAACAACTGGCAGACCCTCAGGAGCGACCCGCTCTCCGCCTACCCTGACGGTGGGAACAACGACAATCCGCCCCTGTGGGAATGGTCGATAGCGCTCTTCGGGGCGTGGCTCAAGCCCATCCTCGGGAGCCCGGCTTCCCCACAGTGCGGGATCGGCGCCTTGACGCCGGCAGACCTCTGCACGTCGACCTGGTGGGTCACGGTCACAAGCCCCGCGGTCTGGGGTGCCTTGACGATTGTACCGACCTTCCTCATCGCGCGCGAACTCTGGGGGAACAAGGCCGGCCTCATCGCCGCGTTCCTGCTTGCGACCATGACCGGGCACATCGAGAGGAGTGTCCTTGGATTCGCGGACCACGACGCGTTCGCGCTCTTCTTCATCGTCCTGTGTTTCTATTTCTTCATCCGCGCGCTACGCACGGCCCACGACGGGGATTGGGTGCTCAAGTGGGGGAGGTCGGGCTCCGTGGTCGACGGCCTTTCGGCCTACTACCAGGCCAATGAAAGAAGCATCGGGTATGCGCTCCTGGCGGGCGTTTCGATCGGCGCCGTGAGCCTTGTCTGGAAGGGTTTCCCGTACGCGGTCGCCATGATCGCAGGTTACGCCGGGCTCCAGATGCTCGTGAACCACTGGCGCGGCCGTGACTCGACGGCGGTCTTCTTCACCGCCTTCTTCGCGCTCCTTCCCGGGATGTTCATCGGGCTCCCGTACTACTTCAGCGCAGGGTTCGGCATCCTCGCGACCGTGCATGCGCCCTTCTACATCTTCCTCGCCCTCATCGGCATCGGCCTCGTCTTCGTGCCGACGCGGGACTTCCCGACCGTCCTCGTCTTCCCCGCCTTCATCCTGCTGGCGGCGCTCGGCGTCGTGGGCGCCTTCTTCGTCGTACCAGAGGTCGTCTACTCGCTTCTTGGGCCCCTCATCTACTTCAAGCAGTCGAAGCTCTACACGACGATCGCCGAGGCCCACCCGGGCGACTTCAACCAGGTCGTCTTCGGTACGGGCGTCCTCGTCTTCTTCTTCACCATGATAGGTTTCGTCCTCATGGCGAACCAGGTGCGTAAGACCTGGAACAAGGAGATGCTCTTCGTCCTCATCTGGGGCGTCGTCGCCTACTACATGGTCACTGCGGCCGTGCGTTTCCTCTTCAACGCGACGCCGGCGTTCGCGATAATCGGCGGTTGGTTCGTCGCGCAGATGATCGACTTCCTCAAGTTCGAGGACATCAGGAAGACGATGGCCGGGTTCAAGGGCGACCTCGTGGGCGGCCTTCGCCGATCGGTGAGAGCGAGCCAAGTCGTCGGCACGCTCCTCATCACGGCGTTCCTGGTCCTGCCGAACGTCTGGCTCGCCGTCGACGCCGCGATGCCGGGACAGTACGAAGACCAGCTCCAGAAGGGCATCCTCAACGGCGACCTGCGCGCTCGCGGGGTCGGCTTCTCCGACGAGGAGCTCAAGTCGAAATCCATCCAGGAATTGCGCATCGTCTACATGAAAGACGAGCTTCGCAAGCGCGGTTTCACAGATGAACAACTGGGTGCCAGGCCGACGCTCGACGCCCTCGTGGGCGAGTACACGAAGCATGAACTGGCGGCGCGAAACCTCGACGACACGGCGGAGAACCGGCAGGCGGTCGCGCCGAAGATCCCGGGCGACTTCATCGATTCCCGCCTGCGAACGTTCGGCCAGGGATTCATTCCGGACTATTGGCGCGAACTCTATGTGTGGCTGTCGCAGCGCGACCTCGACAAGGCACCGGTGGACCGCCCGGCCTTCCTGTCGTGGTGGGACTACGGGCACTGGGCGATCTCGATCGGGAACCACCCGGCCGTCGCGGACAATTTCCAGTCAAATTTCGAGTTCGCGGGGCATTTCATCGCGGCGCAGAACGAGACGCACGCGGTGCAGCTTCTCGCGGCGAAGCAGGCTTCGCTCGTCGAGGCCCGCGAGCCTCTCCTCACAAAGGCCCAGGTAGTCGCCGACCTCAAGGCGGTCGGTGTCTCCGACAAGGCCGCCGCCGATGTCGATTGCTCCGACCCCGCGGTCATGGAGACGAACCAGGAGAACGTCTTCTGCAGGTGGGTCGGCTTCAAGCGCTACCAGAAGAACGCGACGGGCGGGATCGTGACGGACGCGGCAGGTAACAACGTCGTCGAGAACGTGCGCCCATTCGGGTTCGTCTCGGAAGCGGAACTGGACCTCGAGCGTAGCGTCACGCTACTCTCCTTGTTCGAGGCGAAGACGGGTAAGCACATCCGCTACTTCGCGGTGGACGTGAGGTTGTTCCCGTACGACAACCCGCAGACACCCTCGATCGACCAGACGTCGATCTTCTACGCGCCACTCACGTTGTCCGACCACAACCCCGACGATTACGTCGAGGCCGTAGGGCTAGGGCCACGCGACGCCTTCCACCCCGACGGCGAGTACACGACCGAGGAGATCAACGCCATACGGCGAGACATCACTCGGGCCCAGGATTTCCAGCTCAGCGGTTTCAAGTACAAGTACAAGGAGCCGTTCTTCGGCAGCATGTTCTACAAGGCGTACATCGGCACTCCGCCGTCTCCCGCCCCGACGCCCGAGAAGCCCGTCGATGGATCCTCCTTGCCGGGCCTCATCTATCCGGGCTTCGGCCTCAAGCATTTCCGCCTGGTCTTCGCCAACAGCGGCGTCCGCATGCTCCAATATTACCCGGGTGCAATAGGTGAAGGCGCGGTCACTGTGAACGGCGGTAGGGCGCTCCCGGACACGGCCGTCTCGGTGGCCGATGATGCCGGTACGCTCACCTATGCGCTTCTCGGGGGCGATTCCCGCGACCGGATAACTGTGCGCGACCTCAACGTCTTCCACGATCGTTCCCAATCCGATGCGCAAGGACGCTTCAGGGTCATCATGCCCTTCGCGACGACGGATGCCGGCGTCGAGATGAGGTTGTCCCGTGGTTCGGTCATCCTTGGCCGCTTCAACGTCTCGGTGTCGGTGGAAGAGGCCGAGAGGTCCGTCACGATAGACCCGGCCAGGTTGGTCTTCGACTTCGCGAACGGGAGCCTCGCGGGTTTCGTCTTCTACGACCGGGACAAGAACGGGGTCTACGATGTCGGAACGGACGACCCGCTGACCAACTACTCGATGTCCGTGGGCGGGGTCGCGCCGAACGTCACGGACGACGGGGCGTACTGGTACGACGACATGCTCCCGGGGACGGCCCAGATCTCGATCTTCCACTCTGCCTACATCGCCGTCGGGGAGCAGAGCGCGGACGTCGAGCCCGGAAAGCACGCCGTCCACAACGTCTCGATGGATCTGCGTTCTGTGACCTTCATCGGGAACCTCACGACACCAGACGGCACGAAGGTAGGGGACTCGACCATACAGTTCGCGCTCGATGCGAACGCGACGCGTAACACGGCGGAGAACCAGACCACCATCGTCCAGACGGACGGCTCCTACCAGACGTCGGTGAAGCCCGGCACGTACGTCGTGACCGCGAAGAAGACGCTCGAGGACGGGCGCAGGTTCGAACTTCGCGAGACGCTGGTCGTCGCCCCGGGCGAAGTCGGCCCGAACGGCGGCGCCGTGGTCCACGACTTCGTCATGACGCAATCCTTCGAATCGACCCCGCCTTAG
- a CDS encoding glycosyltransferase family 4 protein — protein sequence MKILQLAVRFPPAPGGVETHVAELSKRFLERGHEVSVLTTDLHKEVPFTRRPTAAGEVAPSGVRVTRFPAMTFGGDAHYVVSPGLVRRAVAEAGRFDVMHAHSYGYLHTVAGAFGSRLADRAFVFTPHFHPSWSMEFGARRRRLRAVFDRFVAPFVWNSCDRIISVSGEEERLMSFPRSLSDRVVRVPNGIDLARFRRPAEGNLFRKTVPVGGRYVLYIGRLASNKGLRSLVEAHSRIASAGVSLVIAGEDQGIAPELLSLASRLGTADRVHIPGHLEADVLLSALSGCELLVLPSEYEAFGIVLLEAMAAGKPVVATRVGGIPEVVTDGVEGLLVEYGDVGGLARAIDTVLSEAKARGFGEAGRKRSQRYDWDAIADSTLRVYRDAIASRRRPPRRLPRS from the coding sequence ATGAAGATCCTTCAACTCGCCGTCCGTTTCCCTCCCGCCCCCGGCGGCGTCGAGACGCACGTCGCCGAGCTTTCGAAGCGTTTTCTGGAAAGAGGCCACGAGGTGAGCGTGCTCACCACGGACCTTCACAAGGAGGTGCCCTTCACGCGTCGGCCGACGGCGGCAGGGGAGGTGGCCCCTTCCGGGGTGCGCGTCACGCGCTTTCCCGCGATGACCTTCGGCGGTGACGCCCATTACGTCGTCTCCCCCGGATTGGTCCGGCGGGCCGTCGCCGAGGCGGGTCGTTTCGACGTCATGCATGCGCACAGCTACGGTTACCTCCACACGGTCGCCGGCGCCTTCGGGAGCCGCTTGGCCGATCGCGCTTTCGTGTTCACGCCACACTTCCACCCTTCGTGGAGCATGGAGTTCGGGGCGCGCCGTCGCAGGCTCAGGGCCGTATTCGACCGGTTCGTCGCCCCGTTCGTATGGAACTCTTGCGACCGGATAATCTCGGTATCCGGCGAGGAGGAGCGGCTCATGTCTTTCCCGCGGTCTCTTTCCGACCGCGTTGTCCGCGTCCCAAACGGCATCGACCTCGCGCGGTTTCGTAGACCCGCCGAGGGGAACCTGTTCCGAAAAACCGTTCCCGTCGGGGGCCGCTACGTCCTTTACATCGGGCGACTCGCCTCCAACAAAGGGCTCAGATCCCTGGTCGAGGCGCACTCGAGAATCGCCTCGGCCGGCGTGTCGCTCGTCATCGCCGGCGAGGACCAGGGCATCGCGCCGGAACTCCTGTCGCTGGCAAGTAGACTCGGGACGGCCGACCGCGTCCACATCCCGGGCCATCTCGAGGCGGATGTCCTCCTATCGGCGCTTTCCGGGTGCGAACTACTTGTCCTCCCGTCCGAGTACGAGGCGTTCGGCATCGTCCTCCTCGAGGCCATGGCCGCCGGAAAACCGGTGGTGGCAACGCGCGTCGGGGGGATTCCCGAGGTCGTCACCGACGGTGTGGAGGGTCTCCTCGTCGAGTACGGCGACGTGGGCGGGCTCGCAAGGGCGATCGATACCGTCTTGTCGGAAGCGAAGGCGAGGGGATTCGGCGAGGCGGGAAGGAAACGGTCGCAACGTTACGATTGGGACGCGATCGCCGACTCGACGTTACGCGTGTACCGCGACGCCATCGCGTCGCGGCGGCGCCCGCCCCGACGTCTTCCCCGGTCCTAA
- a CDS encoding pyridoxal phosphate-dependent aminotransferase: protein MTRVSKTGDHKGAASEAEGRRHGAALDWTSARMAGIAMSGIRQMFELAPKDAISLGLGEPDFNPPDFVLEAYSKALHDGKNKYSMTAGIPELRDALAERHRKDLPGATRENVVVTTGSTAALFATMQVILDPGDEVLIPDPGFVLYDPHVRLAGGIPVGYALRHANGYLPQRAELERAITPRTKAVILNSPSNPTGSAFTDKCARELIDLFEDRDILVITDEAYDHLVYEERHQTMLGRLPNVLYVNSFSKTYAMTGWRLGYVVASPEVADLVKRMNYHMVACPPTPTQYAGLAALTGPQDFTKSMRSEFRKRRDAIVKRLNAIDGFSTLTPQGAFYAFPQHRFKMDDKDLALAILKGGVVTTPGNAFGKNGAGHLRLSYALPVEKIELAMDKLEKAVKPLK, encoded by the coding sequence ATGACGCGCGTTTCAAAGACGGGCGACCACAAGGGCGCCGCGTCAGAGGCCGAGGGGCGCCGGCACGGGGCCGCGCTCGACTGGACATCGGCGCGGATGGCGGGGATCGCCATGTCCGGCATCCGCCAGATGTTCGAACTTGCCCCCAAGGACGCGATCAGCCTCGGCCTCGGTGAACCGGATTTCAACCCGCCCGATTTCGTCTTGGAGGCATACAGCAAGGCGCTCCACGATGGGAAGAACAAGTACTCCATGACGGCGGGGATCCCGGAACTGCGCGACGCCCTGGCCGAGAGGCACCGCAAGGATCTTCCTGGAGCGACGCGGGAGAACGTGGTCGTGACCACCGGGTCGACCGCCGCGCTCTTTGCGACCATGCAGGTCATCCTCGACCCCGGGGACGAGGTCTTGATCCCCGACCCCGGTTTCGTGCTCTATGACCCGCACGTGAGGCTAGCAGGGGGCATCCCCGTCGGTTACGCGTTGCGCCACGCCAACGGCTACCTTCCGCAGCGGGCCGAACTTGAACGCGCAATCACGCCGCGCACGAAGGCGGTCATCCTGAATTCGCCTTCGAACCCGACGGGAAGCGCTTTCACGGACAAGTGCGCGCGCGAATTGATCGACCTGTTCGAGGACCGCGACATATTAGTGATCACCGACGAGGCCTACGACCACCTGGTCTACGAGGAGAGGCACCAGACGATGCTCGGCCGGTTGCCAAACGTCCTCTACGTGAACTCCTTCTCGAAGACCTACGCGATGACCGGCTGGCGCCTTGGCTACGTCGTTGCGAGCCCCGAAGTGGCCGACCTAGTGAAACGCATGAACTACCATATGGTCGCCTGCCCCCCGACGCCGACCCAGTACGCGGGGCTCGCGGCCCTCACGGGCCCGCAGGACTTCACGAAGAGTATGCGCTCCGAGTTCAGGAAGCGGCGGGACGCCATCGTGAAACGACTCAACGCGATAGACGGGTTCTCGACGTTGACGCCGCAGGGGGCGTTCTACGCCTTCCCCCAGCACCGCTTCAAGATGGACGACAAGGACCTCGCTCTCGCGATCCTCAAAGGGGGCGTCGTTACGACACCGGGGAACGCGTTCGGTAAGAACGGGGCCGGTCACCTGCGCCTCTCCTATGCCCTGCCGGTCGAAAAGATCGAACTCGCGATGGATAAGCTTGAGAAGGCCGTGAAACCTCTCAAGTAG
- the pyrC gene encoding dihydroorotase produces MKTRPAAARIRRQRAAPEFVISARAVLPAGLSPCEIGISDGRIVAVGKRLRSTAPRLSIRRGILMPGAVDMHVHFRDPGSTHKEDFVSGTTAAAFGGVTFVADMPNNETPVTDARAYAKKQAAVRGRAAVDYGLVAGLDDALEALRLGAAPVAYKAYLGRSTGGLLLASTQALRRAVKRSERSGRPLIVHAEADTCLAKSDGTQENLRGHSSARSPRCEVEAIQRVVAARPSGVHVAHVTSRLALAATRGAGLTREVTPHHLLLDFNSKKRPGSLCKVNPPLRSPADRSALMSALRGGGVEVLASDHAPHTLAEKAAGFKTAPAGVPGVETMVPLMMSLVKRGGLSIRRLAEASASNPGRILGIPKGAIAPGFDADLVLYDLAEERRIEASVLHSKCGWTPFQGRQAVFPTRVWLRGEEVVTGPGRSSGALRGRDWSEAQASDRR; encoded by the coding sequence GTGAAGACACGCCCCGCCGCGGCCCGCATCCGAAGACAGAGGGCGGCCCCGGAGTTCGTCATTTCGGCGAGGGCGGTCCTTCCCGCGGGCCTTTCTCCTTGCGAGATCGGGATATCCGACGGCCGCATCGTCGCGGTGGGAAAGCGCCTCCGATCCACGGCGCCCCGCCTCTCGATCCGCCGCGGCATATTGATGCCCGGGGCCGTCGACATGCACGTGCACTTTCGCGACCCCGGCTCGACCCACAAGGAGGACTTCGTTTCGGGCACCACGGCGGCCGCCTTCGGTGGCGTGACGTTCGTCGCCGACATGCCGAACAACGAAACGCCGGTGACAGATGCACGCGCCTACGCAAAGAAACAAGCGGCCGTCCGCGGCCGCGCAGCCGTCGACTACGGCCTTGTTGCCGGGTTGGACGACGCGCTCGAAGCGCTGCGTCTCGGGGCGGCGCCCGTTGCGTACAAGGCCTACCTCGGGCGAAGCACCGGTGGGCTCCTGTTGGCTTCCACTCAAGCCCTTCGACGTGCGGTGAAGCGCAGCGAACGCTCCGGTCGGCCGCTTATCGTCCACGCCGAGGCGGACACGTGCCTAGCAAAGTCGGATGGGACCCAGGAAAACCTTCGTGGGCATTCGTCGGCTCGTTCTCCCCGTTGCGAGGTCGAGGCGATCCAGCGCGTCGTCGCCGCGAGGCCTTCGGGCGTACATGTGGCCCACGTGACTTCCAGGCTTGCCTTGGCGGCAACGCGGGGCGCTGGCCTCACCCGCGAGGTGACGCCCCACCACCTCCTCCTCGACTTCAACTCCAAGAAGAGACCGGGTTCGCTTTGCAAGGTGAATCCGCCGCTACGCTCGCCGGCTGATCGCTCCGCCCTCATGTCGGCGTTACGCGGCGGCGGCGTGGAGGTGCTCGCCTCCGACCACGCCCCGCACACGCTCGCCGAGAAAGCTGCCGGGTTCAAGACGGCCCCGGCAGGCGTGCCCGGCGTGGAGACGATGGTGCCGCTCATGATGTCGCTCGTGAAGCGGGGAGGCCTTTCCATCAGGCGCCTCGCAGAGGCGTCTGCTTCGAACCCGGGTCGGATCCTGGGCATCCCGAAGGGCGCGATTGCGCCTGGTTTTGACGCGGACCTTGTGCTCTACGATCTCGCAGAGGAGCGGCGTATCGAGGCATCAGTATTGCATTCGAAATGCGGGTGGACGCCCTTTCAGGGCCGGCAGGCCGTCTTCCCGACGCGCGTCTGGTTACGAGGCGAAGAGGTCGTGACCGGGCCGGGACGATCGTCGGGTGCCCTTCGCGGCCGTGACTGGAGCGAAGCGCAAGCGTCCGATCGCCGATGA
- a CDS encoding ATP phosphoribosyltransferase, translated as MQLKVAIPNKGRLSEASVALLNAAGVKVDYVNDRRLFATALNEEVMVLFVRADDIPEFVADGVADLGITGFDIISETGRPVEVALDLRFGRCKLVVAVPEDSKYSTIEDVPPGVRVATSFPNLTARYFKSHSKSVQIVSVSGAAEITPHIGVADIIADLVSTGSTLKMNHMRPIATILDSTARVVVRKDALSGKDSERLRELIWALESVVRARGKRYLMANVPRDRLSDVRKILPGISGPTIVDILVDGRQGPMVAAHAVVDEDELFRVVSDLKKIGAEGILVTPIERLMP; from the coding sequence TTGCAATTGAAGGTCGCAATACCGAACAAGGGCCGCCTATCCGAGGCGTCCGTGGCGCTTCTCAACGCCGCCGGCGTGAAAGTCGATTACGTCAATGACCGGAGGCTCTTCGCCACGGCCCTGAACGAGGAGGTCATGGTCCTCTTCGTCCGCGCGGACGACATCCCCGAATTCGTGGCGGACGGGGTCGCCGACCTCGGCATCACCGGCTTCGACATCATAAGTGAGACCGGAAGACCCGTGGAGGTGGCTTTGGACCTCCGTTTCGGACGCTGCAAGCTCGTCGTCGCGGTGCCGGAGGACTCCAAGTATTCGACGATCGAGGACGTGCCGCCCGGGGTCCGTGTGGCCACGTCCTTCCCCAACCTCACGGCTCGCTATTTCAAGTCCCACTCTAAGAGCGTGCAGATCGTGTCGGTCTCCGGTGCGGCCGAGATAACGCCGCACATAGGGGTCGCCGACATCATCGCCGACCTCGTCTCGACCGGAAGCACCCTCAAGATGAACCATATGCGCCCCATCGCGACCATCCTCGATTCGACTGCCCGCGTCGTCGTCCGTAAGGACGCGCTCTCGGGGAAGGACTCGGAGCGCCTGCGGGAACTCATCTGGGCCCTCGAAAGTGTCGTCCGGGCCCGGGGCAAACGATACCTGATGGCCAACGTCCCGCGAGACAGGCTCTCGGACGTGCGCAAGATCCTTCCCGGCATCTCCGGCCCCACGATCGTCGACATCCTCGTCGACGGCCGGCAGGGCCCCATGGTCGCGGCCCACGCGGTCGTCGACGAGGACGAACTCTTCCGCGTCGTCTCGGACCTCAAGAAGATCGGGGCCGAGGGCATACTCGTCACGCCGATCGAGAGGCTGATGCCGTAG
- the hisD gene encoding histidinol dehydrogenase, protein MGRLDGISVDERQRLLARSKGDLGSYEGPAREIIAAVRARGDAALYDLTERFDGVRPKTIEVPKAEWAAAERRVPDEVRRALRYAARNIAVFHEALLPRSMTLQVGQGISAGRRAMPLSSVGCYVPGGKAAYPSTLLMTVVPARVAGVPMRVVVTPPGSDGRVSDVTLAAAKVAGATRLFSIGGVQAIAALAYGTESVPRVAKIVGPGNNYVNAAKRLVYGDVGLDSLAGPSEVVVICDDTADARLVALELLAQAEHDEAAACVALTTSARMASAVEDEVVALLKEQPRREIITKALERHGAILVAASLTDAVSFANEYAPEHVVISTKAARKVAARLTTAGAIFLGASCVAFGDYASGTNHVLPTAGSARFASGLSTSDFLRFTTWQDVRPPGSAALGAAADTLASVEGLHAHAQAARARAAPGTASARPKSRPTRRGGSRRR, encoded by the coding sequence ATGGGCCGCTTGGACGGCATCTCCGTCGACGAGCGCCAGCGTCTACTTGCAAGATCGAAGGGGGACCTCGGGTCCTACGAGGGGCCGGCCCGGGAGATAATCGCGGCGGTGAGGGCCCGAGGCGACGCGGCGTTGTACGACCTCACTGAACGCTTCGACGGGGTGCGCCCCAAGACGATCGAGGTGCCGAAGGCGGAATGGGCCGCCGCGGAAAGACGCGTCCCCGACGAGGTCCGCCGCGCGCTTCGCTACGCGGCCAGGAACATCGCCGTCTTCCACGAAGCGCTCCTTCCGCGGTCGATGACGCTCCAGGTCGGGCAGGGGATTTCGGCTGGCCGAAGGGCCATGCCTCTTTCAAGCGTCGGTTGCTACGTTCCCGGTGGAAAGGCCGCCTACCCGTCCACCCTCCTCATGACGGTGGTCCCGGCCCGTGTGGCCGGCGTCCCCATGCGCGTCGTCGTCACGCCGCCCGGAAGCGACGGGCGCGTCTCCGACGTGACGCTCGCCGCCGCGAAGGTCGCGGGGGCGACACGCCTCTTCTCCATCGGAGGCGTCCAGGCGATCGCCGCGCTCGCGTACGGGACGGAGTCGGTGCCGCGGGTCGCCAAGATAGTCGGTCCGGGGAACAATTACGTGAACGCCGCGAAGCGCCTCGTCTACGGCGACGTGGGCCTGGATTCCCTTGCGGGTCCAAGCGAAGTCGTCGTGATCTGCGACGACACGGCCGATGCCAGGCTCGTGGCGTTGGAGCTTCTTGCGCAGGCCGAGCACGACGAGGCGGCGGCTTGTGTCGCGCTCACCACGAGCGCGCGCATGGCGAGCGCGGTGGAGGACGAGGTCGTAGCCCTCCTCAAAGAGCAGCCGCGGCGCGAGATCATCACGAAGGCACTGGAAAGGCACGGCGCGATACTGGTGGCAGCGAGCCTAACGGACGCGGTCTCCTTTGCCAACGAGTACGCGCCGGAACACGTGGTGATCTCCACCAAGGCGGCAAGAAAGGTGGCCGCGCGGCTCACCACAGCCGGTGCTATATTCCTCGGCGCCTCATGCGTCGCTTTCGGAGACTACGCGAGCGGGACAAACCACGTTCTCCCGACCGCCGGGTCGGCGCGGTTCGCCTCGGGCCTTTCCACAAGCGATTTCCTACGCTTCACCACGTGGCAGGACGTGCGTCCGCCGGGAAGCGCCGCGCTGGGAGCGGCCGCCGACACCCTTGCAAGCGTCGAGGGCCTCCACGCCCACGCGCAAGCCGCAAGGGCCCGGGCCGCGCCGGGGACGGCGTCCGCCCGCCCAAAGTCGCGCCCCACCCGCCGGGGCGGGAGCCGGCGACGATGA